In the Drosophila takahashii strain IR98-3 E-12201 chromosome 3R, DtakHiC1v2, whole genome shotgun sequence genome, one interval contains:
- the LOC108064992 gene encoding uncharacterized protein, whose amino-acid sequence MFSMCTKVKSRSADADSSFMQQSQSQQMQQLQLQQPQAMGTGGKQIKGGYLLRYKKQMFWNRWAEEWVVLYDDSTMAWFTEPGRSSPTGKILVKEAPEMLAIAHWTGQIPRRPPLPAGVNVSQLIALGSQRKRSKVYWMLAKSEQEVSDWIDAITKTLPPPPQIELVVDKPHLMNVLRRPLVRIRPATQSEVKQRKAASHGASGSKHHRCSSAMTTKVYRQTQDPLVKSDAAVAILSKKPDSKASLACALPWGHGWGWATLPNGVWSGGLTWSQCEDTFTLHALPTTHCTNLIDTSCSGAVYHTDIGGFDFHSSGVDDIGGEDFDYAMDCGDFIF is encoded by the exons ATGTTCTCCATGTGCACCAAGGTGAAATCGCGGAGTGCGGATGCGGATAGCTCGTTCATGCAGCAATCGCAGTCGCAGCAGATgcagcagttgcagctgcAACAGCCCCAGGCGATGG GAACCGGTGGGAAACAAATCAAGGGCGGCTATCTACTGCGCTACAAAA AGCAAATGTTCTGGAACCGCTGGGCGGAGGAATGGGTAGTGCTGTACGACGATTCGACCATGGCCTGGTTCACGGAGCCAGGGCGCTCCTCGCCGACGGGCAAGATCCTGGTGAAGGAGGCGCCCGAGATGCTGGCCATCGCCCACTGGACCGGCCAGATTCCACGACGTCCGCCGCTGCCGGCTGGAGTGAATGTGTCCCAGCTGATTGCCCTCGGGTCGCAGCGCAAGCGGTCCAAGGTCTACTGGATGCTGGCCAAGTCGGAGCAGGAGGTGAGCGACTGGATCGATGCGATTACCAAGACCCTTCCACCGCCGCCGCAAATCGAGCTGGTGGTGGACAAGCCGCACCTGATGAACGTGCTCCGACGTCCGTTGGTGCGCATTAGAC cTGCCACCCAGTCGGAGGTGAAGCAGCGCAAGGCGGCGTCCCACGGAGCCAGCGGCAGTAAGCACCACCGGTGCTCCTCGGCGATGACCACGAAGGTGTACAGGCAGACCCAGGATCCGCTGGTGAAGAGCGACGCGGCGGTGGCCATTCTCAGCAAGAAGCCGGACTCGAAGGCCTCGCTGGCCTGCGCCCTGCCATGGGGCCACGGCTGGGGATGGGCCACGCTGCCCAACGGGGTGTGGAGCGGCGGACTCACCTGGTCGCAGTGCGAGGACACCTTCACCCTGCACGCCctgcccaccacccactgcacCAACCTGATCGACACCTCCTGCAGCGGGGCAGTGTATCACACGGACATCGGTGGCTTCGACTTTCACTCCTCGGGCGTGGACGACATCGGGGGCGAGGACTTCGACTATGCCATGGACTGTGGCGATTTCATATTCTAA
- the LOC108064991 gene encoding uncharacterized protein: MASQGSGEMKTSRLAQMQMRFQQRTQQVRRRELMGTKTTVENLTTAAPSAATTRLIGNGKVRQMFDERRRGAGIDRSNPLKPIGTLTSPPAPAKSRPQPPMQRLIKGVSDMNLRDAPNASRRITSDSNNNKFATPTPRTTVNRNLKPVVTRKTPPAQETTLSQRSMSSPQRSPKVQTSTRLAGGATTVASRLSPPVVRRSEPKSPAKQVNMEIKSTPPEGTASCRHCGRHFNTDRLGKHEAVCQRMIATKRKIFDASKQRVEGTEAEKFNKKPKGSRTRSTYSSAAQQKGLSTGVKKNNWRKKHEEFIQSIRAAKQVQAHLARGGKLSDLPPPPPSENADYIQCPHCGRRFNQQAAERHIPKCANMVHNKPRNGPPPKRR, translated from the exons ATGGCGTCACAAGGTTCCGGAGAGATGAAGACTTCAAGGCTGGCGCAAATGCAG ATGCGTTTTCAGCAGCGGACGCAGCAGGTGCGTCGACGGGAGCTAATGGGCACGAAGACAACTGTTGAGAACCTGACCACTGCAGCGCCCAGTGCGGCAACCACCAGGCTGATTGGCAACGGGAAAGTTCGCCAGATGTTCGACGAGCGTCGCCGAGGAGCGGGCATTGATCGCAGCAATCCCCTCAAGCCGATCGGTACACTTACCTCGCCGCCCGCCCCAGCCAAATCCCGCCCCCAGCCGCCGATGCAGCGGCTGATCAAGGGAGTTTCCGACATGAACCTAAGGGATGCTCCCAACGCCAGCAGGCGCATTACCAGCgacagcaataacaacaagtTCGCCACCCCCACCCCTCGGACCACTGTGAATCGGAACCTCAAGCCTGTGGTGACCCGAAAGACGCCGCCTGCCCAGGAGACGACGCTCTCGCAACGATCCATGTCCTCGCCACAGCGCAGTCCCAAGGTGCAGACGTCTACTCGGCTGGCCGGTGGTGCCACCACGGTGGCCAGTCGCCTTTCGCCGCCGGTGGTTCGACGG TCGGAGCCCAAATCCCCAGCTAAACAGGTCAACATG GAGATCAAGTCGACGCCCCCAGAGGGAACGGCTTCGTGCAGGCATTGCGGACGCCACTTTAACACGGATCGCCTGGGAAAGCACGAGGCGGTGTGCCAACGCATGATAGCCACGAAACGCAAGATCTTCGACGCCTCCAAACAGCGGGTCGAAGGCACCGAAGCCGAGAAGTTCAACAAGAAGCCGAAGGGCAGCCGCACTCGGTCCACGTACAGTAGTGCTGCCCAGCAGAAGGGCCTGAGCACTGGGGTGAAGAAGAACAATTGGCGCAAGAAGCACGAGGAGTTCATCCAGTCGATACGGGCCGCCAAGCAGGTTCAAGCGCACTTGGCCCGCGGCGGCAAGCTGAGCGacctgccgccgccgccgccctcGGAAAACGCCGACTACATCCAGTGCCCGCACTGTGGACGTCGATTCAACCAACAGGCCGCCGAGCGGCACATCCCCAAGTGCGCCAACATGGTGCACAACAAGCCCCGGAATGGTCCCCCGCCGAAGAGGCGTTGA